The following are encoded together in the Cyanobacterium aponinum PCC 10605 genome:
- a CDS encoding DUF4388 domain-containing protein, translating into MTESSNAPKIPIREFIGTRQTTLFQSLKQPQFTGELIFGSSRGEEWIFYFYLGRIIFATGGRHPVRRWMRNVARFAPILITQISSLDESIINQKSFRQFWEYELLSYWLKQEEVTRQQLSLIIKNIIIEILFDITQRMEVVFQLRNNQSLSSQLVFIDPDQVIVEAWQSWQSWQNAKLADRFPNQCPIIRQYDKLQEKTSPKTYQIMSKLFNGKNTLRDLSLQINQDLTQITRSMLPYIQLGLVDLIDVPDIPCPINFTD; encoded by the coding sequence ATGACAGAATCTAGTAACGCCCCTAAAATCCCTATCAGGGAGTTTATTGGTACAAGACAAACTACTTTATTTCAGAGTTTAAAACAACCCCAGTTCACGGGAGAATTGATTTTTGGTTCGTCAAGAGGAGAAGAGTGGATTTTCTATTTTTATTTAGGAAGAATTATTTTTGCAACTGGGGGAAGGCATCCTGTTAGAAGATGGATGAGGAATGTTGCTAGATTTGCCCCTATATTGATTACTCAAATATCTTCTCTTGATGAAAGTATTATTAATCAGAAAAGTTTTCGTCAATTTTGGGAATACGAATTACTTAGTTATTGGTTAAAACAAGAGGAAGTAACTCGTCAGCAATTAAGTTTAATTATCAAAAATATTATTATTGAAATTTTATTTGATATAACTCAAAGAATGGAGGTTGTTTTTCAGTTGAGAAATAATCAGTCTTTGTCTAGTCAGCTAGTTTTTATTGATCCAGATCAGGTAATTGTTGAGGCTTGGCAAAGTTGGCAAAGTTGGCAAAATGCAAAATTAGCAGACCGTTTTCCCAATCAATGTCCGATTATTAGACAATATGATAAACTTCAGGAAAAAACTTCTCCGAAAACTTATCAGATTATGAGTAAGCTGTTTAATGGGAAAAATACTTTAAGAGATTTGAGTTTACAAATTAATCAAGATTTAACTCAAATAACTAGATCAATGTTGCCTTATATTCAGTTAGGATTGGTTGATTTAATAGATGTTCCAGACATTCCTTGTCCTATCAATTTCACGGATTGA
- a CDS encoding helix-turn-helix domain-containing protein translates to MNQSEDKTEKILYQWMNSKGIKNYLELSRKSQVSELQFYRLEHNLIDNIPLGILKKIAFAFDISLQTLIDNLSTPPQEISSHEVEKDLKLECERLLKENEQLRQNLIKEYQRDIITILESLLLQLPTINYAIKNNPEIPATRLLPLMQPVQDLLRFWGIETIGEVGETVKYDPQIHELMEDTQDDTQIFEMVKIRYVGYRQGEDLLYRAKVSPIVE, encoded by the coding sequence ATGAACCAATCAGAGGATAAAACGGAAAAAATTTTATACCAATGGATGAACTCCAAAGGAATTAAAAATTATTTAGAACTGAGTCGCAAATCTCAAGTGTCAGAATTACAGTTTTATCGTCTTGAACATAATTTAATTGATAACATCCCTCTAGGAATACTCAAAAAAATTGCTTTTGCTTTTGATATTTCTCTTCAAACTCTAATTGATAATTTAAGCACACCTCCCCAAGAAATATCTTCCCATGAAGTCGAAAAAGATTTGAAACTAGAATGTGAGCGTTTGTTAAAAGAAAATGAGCAATTAAGACAAAATCTAATCAAAGAGTATCAAAGAGACATAATCACTATTTTAGAATCTTTACTTTTACAGTTGCCAACAATTAACTACGCTATAAAAAATAATCCAGAAATCCCCGCAACAAGATTATTACCACTAATGCAACCAGTACAAGATTTATTAAGATTTTGGGGCATAGAAACTATTGGAGAAGTGGGAGAAACAGTTAAATATGATCCCCAAATACATGAGTTAATGGAAGACACTCAAGACGATACTCAGATCTTTGAAATGGTAAAAATACGTTATGTGGGTTATCGCCAAGGGGAAGATTTACTTTATCGTGCCAAGGTTAGCCCCATTGTTGAATAA
- a CDS encoding ArsR/SmtB family transcription factor produces the protein MKVSDKINTNTIKEDLIPCTPHSLDSEFIDTFKGQILSSEKAQKMAEFFSLLGDPNRLRILSVLAKQELCVCDLAATLDMTESAVSHQLRTLKAMRLVSYQKRGRKVFYRLLDHHVLELYSSVAEHLDETD, from the coding sequence ATGAAGGTATCAGATAAAATAAATACTAATACAATAAAAGAAGATTTAATTCCTTGCACCCCTCACTCCCTTGACTCAGAGTTTATCGATACATTCAAAGGACAAATTTTAAGCTCTGAAAAAGCACAAAAAATGGCTGAGTTTTTCAGTCTACTCGGAGACCCCAATCGTTTAAGAATTCTTTCCGTTTTAGCTAAACAAGAATTATGTGTTTGTGACTTAGCCGCAACATTAGATATGACAGAATCAGCAGTTTCTCATCAACTGCGCACCTTAAAAGCAATGCGTTTAGTCTCTTATCAGAAACGAGGGCGTAAAGTTTTTTATCGTCTTTTAGATCATCATGTTTTGGAATTGTACTCTTCTGTGGCGGAGCATTTAGACGAAACGGATTAA
- a CDS encoding gamma carbonic anhydrase family protein, with amino-acid sequence MKQLNINSFTQAAFIAENASVMGQVTIGEGASIWYSAVVRGDVEKIKIGAYTNIQDGAIIHGDPHQETILEDYVTVGHRAVIHSAHIKKGCLIGIGAIILNGVTVGEGSIIGAGCVVTKDVPSHSLMVGIPAKKIRDVNEEETQNLIQHALKYYQLGLYHAGKTSDKGFC; translated from the coding sequence ATGAAACAACTAAATATCAATAGTTTTACCCAAGCCGCTTTTATAGCAGAGAATGCCTCAGTTATGGGGCAAGTAACTATTGGGGAAGGAGCAAGTATTTGGTATTCTGCTGTGGTTAGAGGAGATGTAGAAAAAATAAAAATAGGGGCTTACACTAACATTCAAGATGGAGCTATTATACACGGAGATCCTCACCAAGAAACCATCCTAGAAGATTATGTTACCGTTGGCCATAGGGCAGTTATTCATTCTGCCCATATCAAGAAGGGTTGTTTAATTGGTATTGGAGCAATTATTTTAAATGGAGTAACTGTAGGAGAAGGTTCAATTATAGGAGCTGGATGTGTTGTAACAAAAGATGTTCCGTCTCATTCTTTAATGGTTGGCATTCCAGCAAAAAAAATTAGAGATGTGAACGAAGAAGAAACCCAAAACTTAATTCAACACGCTCTTAAATACTATCAATTAGGTTTATATCATGCTGGAAAAACTTCCGATAAAGGTTTTTGTTAA
- a CDS encoding GNAT family N-acetyltransferase: protein MQSSWFEYPKLFFNPMRDYAPSPTIFRQATLDDVEGIAEVLTLSFNHFNEVTFWVYPLIKIGVCQDLRKRLQNNEKENICLIAVFINNTEGKVNQEILGTVELSFRENYRWAKKEKYAYIANLAVRENCRRQGIASQLLSRCEQIAQENNYSHVYLHVLASNHKARKLYLNNGYTIQQVETDLFSLFIPSQRRLLLTKSL, encoded by the coding sequence GTGCAATCATCTTGGTTTGAGTATCCAAAATTATTTTTTAATCCTATGAGGGATTATGCCCCTTCCCCTACTATCTTTCGTCAAGCAACTTTAGATGATGTGGAAGGAATTGCAGAGGTTTTGACTTTAAGTTTTAATCATTTTAATGAGGTTACTTTTTGGGTTTATCCTTTAATAAAAATTGGTGTCTGTCAAGATTTACGCAAACGCCTACAAAATAATGAGAAAGAAAATATTTGCCTAATTGCTGTTTTTATTAACAATACTGAGGGAAAGGTTAATCAGGAAATTTTAGGTACTGTTGAACTGTCTTTTCGAGAAAACTATCGTTGGGCAAAAAAAGAAAAATATGCCTATATTGCCAATTTAGCAGTACGAGAAAATTGTCGTCGTCAAGGTATTGCTAGTCAATTATTGTCTCGCTGTGAACAAATTGCCCAGGAAAATAATTATTCTCATGTTTATCTTCATGTTTTAGCTAGTAATCATAAAGCCCGAAAGTTATATCTCAATAATGGCTATACTATTCAACAGGTAGAAACGGATTTATTTAGTTTATTTATACCTAGCCAACGGCGTTTACTACTGACTAAATCTTTATGA